The Streptococcaceae bacterium ESL0729 genome has a segment encoding these proteins:
- the yidD gene encoding membrane protein insertion efficiency factor YidD: protein MKNLLLKMVYFYQRRISPLTGPTCRYHPTCSNYMVEALKSHGAFLGTIMGLARILRCNPLVRGGIDYVPEKFSLRRNKDKR, encoded by the coding sequence ATGAAAAATTTATTATTAAAAATGGTTTATTTCTATCAAAGGAGGATTTCCCCTTTGACGGGCCCAACTTGTAGGTATCACCCTACTTGCTCAAACTATATGGTTGAAGCCCTTAAAAGTCACGGAGCTTTTTTAGGAACAATCATGGGTCTTGCTAGAATTCTAAGGTGTAATCCCCTTGTAAGGGGAGGGATTGATTATGTTCCTGAAAAGTTTAGCCTAAGACGCAATAAGGATAAAAGGTAG
- the uvrA gene encoding excinuclease ABC subunit UvrA encodes MAQENIVVRGARVHNLKNIDVTMPRNKLVVVTGLSGSGKSSLAFDTIYAEGQRRYVESLSAYARQFLGNMDKPDVDSIDGLSPAISIDQKTTSKNPRSTVGTVTEINDYLRLLYARVGIPMCPNGHGPITAQSPEQIVDHVLELPERSRLQILAPVVRDKKGQHKKTFEKIQKEGYVRLRVDGEVYDIDQLPELDKNKKHKIEIIVDRIVLKEGIRSRLFESVESALHLAEGYVIIDKMDGTELLFSEHYACPICGFTVPELEPRLFSFNAPFGSCPDCDGLGIKLEVDIDLVVPDPSKSLRDGALLPWNPISSNYYPQMLEQAMATFEIDMDLPFEALSEEQRRLILYGSEGKIFHFHYKNEFNGVRDIDIPFEGIINNIERRYHETNSDFTREQMKGYMTELTCASCHGLRLNLQALSVEIDGKNIGEVSKLSIGEHLDFINNLVLNENREKIAGPIVKEIGDRLSFLNNVGLDYLTLARASATLSGGESQRIRLATQIGSNLSGVLYVLDEPSIGLHQRDNDRLIASLKKMRDLGNTLIVVEHDEDTMMAADYLIDVGPGAGSLGGEIIASGTPKQVARSRKSITGQYLSGKKKIPLPEKRRSYDKDRVIEVRGASENNLRDIDVDFPLGIMTAVTGVSGSGKSTLVNQILKKALAQKINKNSAKPGKHKSVSGYEGLEKLIDIDQSPIGRTPRSNPATYTSVFDDIRDLFAQTNEAKIRGYKKGRFSFNVKGGRCENCKGDGIIKIEMHFLPDVYVACEVCRGRRYNSETLEVHYKDKNISEILDMRVSDALEFFRHIPKIERKLQTIVDVGLGYVTLGQPATTLSGGEAQRMKLASELQKRSTGKNIYILDEPTTGLHTEDIYHLLKVLDRLADAGNTIIVIEHNLDVIKTADYVIDLGPEGGARGGNLLCAGRPEEIAACEESYTGKYLKGKLENEPK; translated from the coding sequence ATGGCCCAAGAAAATATTGTTGTACGCGGAGCACGTGTGCATAATTTAAAAAATATAGATGTTACCATGCCAAGAAATAAGCTTGTGGTGGTAACAGGCCTTTCAGGTTCTGGAAAGTCAAGCCTTGCCTTTGACACCATCTATGCCGAAGGACAGAGGCGATATGTTGAAAGCCTCTCGGCCTATGCCAGGCAGTTTTTGGGAAATATGGACAAGCCAGATGTTGATAGCATCGATGGTCTAAGTCCAGCTATTTCTATCGATCAAAAGACAACCAGTAAGAACCCAAGATCAACTGTGGGGACGGTGACTGAAATTAATGACTACCTGCGTCTTCTTTATGCAAGAGTTGGTATACCTATGTGCCCTAATGGACATGGCCCGATTACGGCCCAGTCGCCAGAGCAAATCGTTGACCATGTTTTGGAGCTTCCGGAAAGATCGAGGCTGCAAATCCTAGCCCCAGTTGTTAGGGATAAAAAGGGCCAGCACAAGAAGACCTTTGAAAAAATTCAAAAGGAGGGGTATGTCCGCCTGAGAGTCGATGGTGAGGTCTATGACATTGATCAGCTACCAGAATTAGATAAAAATAAGAAGCATAAGATTGAAATTATTGTTGATAGGATTGTTCTAAAAGAAGGCATTCGCAGTCGCTTATTTGAGTCTGTTGAAAGTGCCCTTCACTTGGCTGAGGGCTATGTAATCATTGATAAGATGGATGGGACTGAGCTTCTTTTTAGTGAACATTATGCCTGTCCTATCTGTGGCTTTACAGTGCCAGAACTTGAACCGCGATTATTCTCTTTCAATGCACCCTTTGGATCTTGTCCTGACTGCGATGGTCTGGGGATAAAGCTTGAAGTGGACATTGATTTGGTGGTTCCAGATCCAAGCAAAAGCTTGAGGGATGGAGCCCTTCTTCCTTGGAATCCAATTTCATCAAACTATTATCCGCAAATGCTTGAGCAGGCCATGGCTACCTTTGAAATTGACATGGACCTTCCCTTTGAGGCCTTGAGTGAGGAGCAAAGAAGATTAATTCTTTACGGGTCAGAGGGCAAAATCTTCCATTTCCACTACAAAAATGAATTCAATGGTGTTCGTGATATTGATATTCCCTTTGAGGGCATAATCAATAACATCGAAAGACGTTACCATGAGACAAATAGTGATTTTACCAGGGAGCAGATGAAGGGCTACATGACTGAGCTTACCTGTGCCAGCTGTCATGGTTTAAGATTAAATCTCCAGGCCCTATCTGTAGAGATTGATGGGAAGAATATAGGTGAGGTATCCAAGCTTTCAATCGGAGAACACCTAGATTTCATCAATAACCTTGTTTTAAATGAAAATCGGGAGAAGATAGCAGGCCCAATCGTAAAAGAAATAGGTGACCGTTTAAGCTTCTTAAATAATGTAGGTCTTGATTATCTAACCCTAGCCAGGGCTTCTGCGACCTTGTCAGGTGGGGAGAGTCAAAGGATTCGTCTTGCCACCCAGATTGGATCTAACCTAAGTGGAGTTCTTTATGTTTTAGATGAACCATCAATTGGTCTTCACCAAAGGGATAATGACCGCCTGATTGCAAGTCTTAAGAAAATGCGAGATTTGGGTAATACTCTAATTGTTGTGGAGCATGATGAGGATACCATGATGGCGGCTGACTATTTGATTGATGTGGGGCCTGGAGCTGGAAGCCTTGGTGGGGAGATTATTGCCAGTGGGACACCAAAGCAGGTGGCCCGTAGTCGGAAGTCCATAACTGGCCAGTATCTATCAGGTAAAAAGAAAATTCCCCTACCAGAAAAACGTCGTTCTTATGACAAGGACCGGGTTATAGAGGTCAGGGGAGCTTCTGAAAATAACCTTAGGGATATTGATGTAGATTTTCCTTTGGGTATTATGACCGCTGTAACCGGGGTATCTGGTTCAGGGAAGTCAACCTTGGTCAATCAAATTCTTAAGAAGGCTTTAGCCCAAAAGATAAATAAAAATTCTGCTAAACCAGGCAAGCACAAGTCAGTCTCAGGTTATGAGGGCCTTGAAAAATTAATTGATATCGACCAAAGTCCCATCGGTAGAACTCCCAGGTCAAATCCTGCTACTTATACTAGCGTTTTTGATGACATAAGAGACTTATTTGCCCAAACCAATGAAGCTAAAATTCGTGGTTATAAAAAGGGTCGTTTCTCCTTTAATGTCAAAGGTGGACGCTGTGAAAACTGTAAGGGTGATGGAATTATAAAAATTGAGATGCACTTCTTGCCTGATGTCTATGTGGCCTGTGAGGTTTGTAGGGGCAGAAGGTATAATAGCGAAACCCTTGAGGTTCACTATAAGGACAAGAATATTTCTGAAATTCTTGACATGCGTGTGTCAGATGCCCTTGAATTCTTCCGTCACATTCCAAAGATTGAACGAAAGCTTCAAACAATCGTTGATGTGGGTCTTGGCTATGTTACCTTGGGGCAACCAGCTACTACCTTATCAGGTGGGGAGGCACAAAGGATGAAGCTTGCCAGTGAGCTCCAAAAGCGTTCGACTGGTAAAAATATCTATATTCTTGATGAGCCAACAACAGGTCTTCATACTGAGGATATCTATCATCTCTTAAAAGTTTTAGACCGCCTGGCTGATGCAGGTAATACCATTATTGTTATCGAGCATAATCTTGATGTCATAAAGACAGCAGACTATGTTATCGATTTGGGTCCTGAAGGTGGTGCTAGGGGAGGAAATCTCCTATGTGCTGGAAGGCCTGAAGAAATTGCCGCCTGTGAAGAGAGTTATACAGGAAAATACTTGAAAGGAAAATTAGAAAATGAGCCAAAATAA
- the efp gene encoding elongation factor P, whose amino-acid sequence MVAANELKAGMTFESDGKLLRVIEASHHKPGKGNTIMRMKLRDVRTGATTETSFRPEEKFEQAIIETRPAQYLYQMDDTAFFMDVETFDQYEIPVAQVAEELKYVLENEEIKIQFFGTEVIGLTLPTTVVLTVAETQPSIKGATVTGSGKPATMETGLVVNVPDFIEAGEKLEINTQTGAYLKRAN is encoded by the coding sequence ATGGTAGCAGCAAATGAATTAAAAGCAGGAATGACCTTTGAATCAGATGGTAAACTTCTGCGTGTTATTGAAGCAAGTCACCACAAACCAGGTAAAGGAAACACAATCATGCGTATGAAACTTCGTGATGTCCGTACTGGTGCAACAACTGAAACATCATTCCGCCCAGAGGAAAAATTTGAGCAAGCAATCATCGAAACTCGCCCAGCTCAATACCTTTACCAAATGGATGACACAGCCTTCTTCATGGACGTTGAAACTTTCGACCAATATGAAATTCCAGTCGCTCAAGTTGCTGAAGAACTTAAATATGTTCTTGAAAATGAAGAAATCAAAATTCAATTCTTTGGTACAGAAGTTATCGGTCTTACACTGCCAACAACAGTAGTTCTTACAGTTGCTGAAACTCAACCTTCAATCAAGGGAGCAACAGTTACTGGATCAGGTAAACCGGCAACTATGGAAACAGGACTTGTAGTAAACGTTCCTGACTTCATTGAAGCTGGTGAAAAACTAGAAATCAATACTCAAACTGGTGCCTACCTAAAACGTGCTAACTAA
- a CDS encoding polysaccharide deacetylase family protein — MKNLLKYVLLGLTLGLIIGFGYQKFTASTKNQPQTSESGQKQASTKKASSTQASSTDTSQVSWKKYDTTIKFPILMYHHISEVVDGNTLFVPPAEFEMEMKALKDAGYYTLSPDEAYRVLTKNEKPADKIVWVTLDDGYVDNMKNAQPVLDQLKMKATIMSIWNMKDGLDKMTDEQLLQINKDPLITIESHTVDHIDLGQASDEEASYQLVESKKGLDKLLNQDTSVICYPSGRYNDDTGIIAKDAGYKMGLTTNPGLASIDDGLFALNRVRVAYGHNSQSFLNLISE; from the coding sequence ATGAAAAATCTTTTAAAGTATGTCCTTTTAGGACTAACTCTTGGTCTGATTATTGGTTTTGGTTACCAAAAATTTACCGCAAGCACCAAAAATCAGCCCCAAACGAGTGAGAGCGGCCAAAAGCAGGCAAGCACTAAGAAGGCGTCTTCTACCCAAGCAAGTAGCACGGATACAAGTCAGGTAAGCTGGAAAAAATATGATACAACAATCAAGTTTCCAATCCTTATGTACCATCACATTTCAGAGGTTGTTGACGGGAACACCTTATTTGTGCCACCAGCTGAATTTGAAATGGAGATGAAGGCCCTAAAGGATGCGGGATACTATACCCTAAGCCCTGATGAAGCCTACAGAGTCTTGACTAAAAATGAAAAACCAGCTGACAAAATTGTTTGGGTAACCCTTGATGATGGCTATGTTGACAACATGAAAAATGCCCAACCTGTCCTTGATCAACTTAAAATGAAGGCTACTATCATGTCCATTTGGAATATGAAAGATGGTCTTGACAAGATGACAGATGAGCAGCTTCTTCAAATCAACAAGGACCCTCTAATTACCATCGAAAGTCACACGGTTGACCACATTGACCTAGGACAGGCTAGCGATGAAGAGGCAAGCTATCAGTTGGTCGAGTCTAAGAAAGGACTTGATAAGCTCCTCAATCAAGACACAAGTGTTATTTGCTACCCATCTGGTCGTTACAATGATGATACTGGAATTATTGCAAAAGATGCAGGTTACAAGATGGGACTTACAACCAACCCAGGACTTGCAAGCATTGATGATGGACTTTTTGCCCTTAATAGGGTTCGCGTGGCCTACGGTCATAACAGTCAAAGTTTCTTAAATCTTATTAGTGAATAG
- the nusB gene encoding transcription antitermination factor NusB, whose translation MANKKMSQHEIRMSAVQALYSLELQEEASVSDVMDFVMSYDEFPESTPRYLETLVRGVQINKHTLDEKIAEFIKSPWTFERLTNIERVILRLGAYEILYAETPNVVAVNEAIELAKDFNDEKAAKFINGVLTNLV comes from the coding sequence ATGGCGAATAAAAAGATGAGTCAGCATGAGATTCGTATGAGTGCTGTACAAGCTCTTTATTCTCTAGAACTGCAAGAAGAAGCGTCAGTTAGTGATGTGATGGATTTTGTCATGTCATACGATGAATTTCCAGAGAGCACTCCAAGATACTTGGAAACTTTAGTCCGCGGGGTGCAGATAAACAAACACACGCTAGATGAGAAGATAGCTGAGTTTATCAAGAGTCCTTGGACATTTGAGAGGCTTACAAATATTGAACGTGTGATTTTACGTCTTGGAGCTTACGAAATCTTATATGCTGAAACACCAAATGTTGTTGCAGTTAACGAAGCAATTGAGCTTGCAAAAGATTTCAATGATGAAAAGGCGGCTAAATTCATAAACGGAGTACTAACCAATTTAGTATAG
- the infB gene encoding translation initiation factor IF-2: MSNKKRINEIARESGLANKDLVEHAKKLGFDVKTHSSSVDTEQEKKLLASFKKNPQGSAPSQAKPQTKKVDNNSKAQGVKGPKTGNQSTQAHQGNKKQNHLNTKTQNNQTNNQGQKPTTNRNGQKPNNNNQNRPGQANGGGQGFGGNNNNRNRNNGGRNQVRNARNSNWNSKKKGKRGNNNQAPAVPQRKFHELPETLVYSDGMTIADIAKKIKREPAEIVKKLFMMGIMATQNQSLDADTIELLLMDYGIAPEKKVEVDTADIERLFIEDDYLDPTKLEERPPVVTIMGHVDHGKTTLLDTLRNSRVTSGEAGGITQHIGAYQIEAEGKKITFLDTPGHEAFTSMRARGASVTDITILVVAADDGVMPQTIEAINHSKAAGVPIIVAINKIDKPGANPDRVIQELAEHNVMSTAWGGESEFVQISAKFNQNIDELLETVLLVAEMQELKADPTVKAIGTVVEARLDKGKGAIATLLVQQGTLRQQDPIVVGNTFGRVRAMVNDLGRREKAAGPSSPVEITGLNDVPQAGDHFAVFEDEKSARAVGEERAKRAQLVQRQSSQRVSLENLFDTLKEGQVKSVNLIIKADVQGSAEALAASLQKIDVEGVKIDIVHSAVGAISESDVSLAEASNAIIIGFNVRPTPLARLQAEQDDVDIRLHSIIYKVIDEVETAMKGLLDPEFEEKVIGEAMVRETFVVSKIGTIAGFMVVSGTVKRGASIRVIRGGVVIHDGQIASLKHLKDDVKEVKKGNEGGLMIENFNDIKVDDTFEIYEMVEIKR, translated from the coding sequence TTGTCTAATAAAAAACGTATCAATGAAATAGCCCGTGAAAGTGGGTTAGCTAATAAGGATTTGGTCGAACATGCTAAAAAATTAGGCTTTGATGTAAAAACCCACTCAAGTAGTGTAGATACAGAGCAGGAGAAAAAACTTCTAGCAAGTTTTAAAAAGAATCCGCAAGGGTCAGCTCCTAGCCAGGCAAAGCCACAGACCAAAAAAGTTGATAACAATAGCAAAGCTCAAGGAGTAAAAGGTCCTAAAACAGGTAACCAGTCTACTCAAGCTCACCAAGGGAATAAAAAACAAAATCATTTGAATACTAAGACACAAAACAACCAAACAAACAATCAAGGTCAAAAACCTACTACTAACCGCAATGGGCAAAAGCCTAATAACAACAACCAAAACCGTCCAGGCCAAGCTAATGGCGGTGGTCAAGGATTTGGTGGCAATAACAATAACCGCAACCGTAATAACGGTGGCCGTAACCAGGTTCGTAACGCCCGCAACAGTAACTGGAACTCTAAGAAAAAAGGAAAACGTGGTAACAACAACCAAGCACCAGCTGTACCACAACGTAAGTTCCATGAACTACCAGAAACACTTGTCTACTCAGACGGGATGACTATTGCGGATATCGCAAAAAAAATCAAACGCGAGCCAGCTGAAATCGTTAAAAAACTGTTCATGATGGGTATCATGGCGACACAAAACCAGTCGCTTGACGCTGATACAATTGAGCTTCTTCTTATGGACTACGGAATTGCTCCAGAGAAAAAAGTTGAAGTCGATACAGCTGATATCGAACGTCTCTTCATCGAAGATGACTACCTTGATCCAACTAAGCTTGAAGAACGTCCACCAGTTGTAACAATTATGGGGCACGTTGACCACGGTAAAACCACCCTTCTTGATACCCTTCGTAACTCACGCGTAACAAGCGGGGAAGCTGGAGGAATCACCCAGCATATCGGAGCTTACCAAATCGAAGCTGAAGGCAAGAAGATTACCTTCCTTGATACACCAGGACACGAAGCCTTCACAAGCATGCGTGCACGTGGAGCATCAGTAACTGATATTACCATCCTAGTTGTAGCAGCTGATGATGGTGTTATGCCTCAAACAATTGAAGCCATCAACCACTCAAAAGCCGCTGGTGTACCAATCATCGTAGCCATCAACAAGATTGATAAACCAGGAGCTAATCCTGACCGTGTTATCCAAGAACTTGCTGAGCACAACGTTATGTCAACAGCCTGGGGTGGTGAATCTGAATTTGTTCAAATTTCAGCCAAGTTCAACCAAAATATCGATGAACTTTTAGAAACGGTCCTTCTAGTTGCTGAAATGCAGGAACTTAAGGCAGACCCAACAGTTAAAGCCATCGGTACAGTCGTTGAAGCTCGTCTTGACAAAGGAAAGGGTGCCATCGCAACTCTTTTAGTTCAACAGGGAACTCTTCGCCAACAAGATCCAATCGTAGTTGGTAATACCTTTGGTCGTGTTCGTGCCATGGTTAATGACCTTGGCCGCCGTGAAAAAGCTGCTGGACCAAGCTCACCAGTTGAGATTACAGGTCTAAATGATGTACCACAAGCGGGAGACCACTTCGCCGTATTTGAAGATGAAAAATCAGCCCGTGCAGTTGGGGAAGAGCGTGCCAAACGTGCTCAACTTGTTCAACGTCAAAGCTCACAACGTGTAAGCCTTGAAAACCTCTTTGATACCCTTAAAGAAGGTCAAGTTAAGTCAGTTAACCTAATCATCAAGGCAGACGTGCAAGGTAGTGCTGAAGCACTTGCTGCAAGCCTTCAAAAAATTGATGTTGAAGGTGTTAAAATTGACATCGTCCACTCTGCCGTTGGTGCCATCAGTGAATCAGATGTGTCTCTTGCTGAAGCAAGTAATGCCATCATCATTGGATTTAACGTACGTCCTACACCACTTGCTCGCCTTCAAGCTGAGCAAGACGATGTTGATATCCGCCTCCACAGCATTATCTACAAGGTAATTGACGAAGTCGAAACTGCGATGAAAGGTCTTCTTGATCCTGAATTCGAAGAAAAAGTTATCGGTGAAGCCATGGTTCGTGAAACATTTGTGGTCTCAAAAATTGGTACAATCGCAGGATTCATGGTAGTATCAGGTACTGTTAAACGCGGAGCAAGCATCCGTGTTATCCGTGGCGGTGTTGTCATCCATGACGGTCAAATCGCAAGCCTTAAACACCTTAAAGACGACGTAAAAGAAGTTAAAAAAGGTAATGAGGGTGGACTGATGATTGAAAACTTCAATGATATCAAAGTTGACGATACATTTGAAATCTACGAAATGGTTGAAATCAAACGCTAG
- the rbfA gene encoding 30S ribosome-binding factor RbfA, translated as MANFRSDRVSTEIKRDINDIMRNKIRDPRLEDVNVTDVKVTGDLSQATVYYTLLSDLASDNEKAQKGLKKASGLIRSELARRMTMFKVPELIFVKDESVEYGNKIDELLRNLNKN; from the coding sequence ATGGCAAACTTTCGTTCTGATAGGGTATCAACAGAGATAAAACGCGATATCAACGATATCATGCGTAATAAAATCCGTGACCCAAGACTTGAAGATGTAAATGTTACTGACGTAAAAGTCACAGGAGATCTTAGCCAGGCAACTGTCTACTACACCCTCCTAAGTGATCTTGCCAGTGATAATGAAAAGGCTCAAAAGGGACTTAAAAAGGCAAGTGGACTTATTAGAAGTGAACTTGCCCGTCGTATGACCATGTTTAAGGTTCCAGAACTTATCTTTGTTAAGGATGAGTCTGTTGAATATGGAAATAAAATCGATGAGCTTTTAAGAAATCTTAACAAAAACTAA
- the rapZ gene encoding RNase adapter RapZ: protein MLDLVIVTGMSGAGKTVAIQSFEDMGYFTIDNMPPNLIEKFIGLLATDKEANISKLAMVVDMRSRSFFDELQEVINDLSDLPSVNFRILFLDASDTELVARYKETRRSHPLASEGRVLDGILKERELLAPLKSFAQNVFDTSKMSPRNLRSQILADFSDDTVQPFRIEVMSFGFKYGLPLDADLVFDVRFLPNPHYVPDLRNKTGMDDEVYNYVMSAPESDDFFKNLENLLLPIIPGYEKEGKSVLTIAIGCTGGQHRSVSFARRLASSLKNEGWKVNEVHRDMAKRKETVNRS from the coding sequence ATGCTTGATTTAGTTATCGTAACAGGAATGAGTGGGGCGGGTAAGACAGTTGCCATCCAGTCCTTTGAAGATATGGGATATTTTACAATTGACAACATGCCCCCAAATCTCATTGAAAAATTTATTGGTTTACTTGCGACTGACAAGGAAGCAAATATTAGTAAGCTTGCCATGGTCGTTGATATGAGATCAAGAAGCTTCTTTGATGAGCTCCAGGAAGTTATCAATGATTTAAGTGACTTGCCTTCTGTTAATTTTAGAATTTTATTTTTAGATGCTAGTGACACTGAGCTTGTGGCCCGTTATAAGGAGACTAGAAGGAGTCATCCCCTTGCCAGTGAGGGCAGGGTTTTGGATGGTATTTTAAAGGAGCGTGAACTTTTAGCTCCCCTTAAATCATTTGCTCAAAATGTTTTTGATACAAGCAAGATGTCACCAAGAAACTTACGTAGTCAGATTCTTGCTGATTTTTCAGATGATACAGTGCAACCTTTTAGGATTGAGGTTATGAGCTTTGGCTTTAAATACGGCCTGCCTCTTGATGCAGACCTGGTCTTTGATGTCCGCTTCCTGCCCAATCCCCACTATGTTCCTGATCTTCGTAATAAGACAGGAATGGATGATGAGGTCTATAACTATGTCATGTCGGCTCCTGAATCAGACGATTTTTTCAAAAATCTTGAAAACCTGCTTTTACCGATTATCCCAGGCTATGAAAAGGAAGGAAAGTCAGTCCTTACCATTGCCATTGGTTGTACAGGTGGTCAACATCGGTCAGTATCCTTTGCCAGAAGACTTGCCAGCAGCCTGAAAAATGAGGGCTGGAAGGTGAATGAAGTTCACAGGGATATGGCCAAGAGAAAAGAGACAGTTAATAGATCATGA
- a CDS encoding Xaa-Pro peptidase family protein, translating into MKRIDRLRNLMKKQGVSALVVNNLKNIYYLANFSGTEATILVTEKNQYFFTDARYTLIAKNLVKDFEIIESRTPLKQISDILVSEGIKDLQFESQISYGQFLAMKEELRTINLTPSKNLIEELRIIKDASEIETIRTACSISDRAFDELLNYLKPGLSELDLANFLDFKMREFGASSVSFETIVASGARSSMPHGVASNKIIEAGDTITLDFGCYYKHYVSDMTRTIFLGQPSDKMIEIYNTVLDSNNTLISETRAGLAYSDYDLIARKVIEGAGYGDNFTHGIGHGIGLDIHEDPFFGKNSKGLIKAGMTITDEPGIYIDNYGGVRIEDDLLVTEEGCELLTLASKDLIIL; encoded by the coding sequence GTGAAAAGAATTGATCGATTAAGAAATTTGATGAAGAAGCAAGGGGTTTCTGCCCTGGTGGTTAACAATTTAAAAAATATTTACTACCTTGCTAATTTTTCAGGGACTGAAGCAACAATCCTTGTGACAGAAAAAAATCAGTATTTCTTTACTGATGCTAGATATACTTTGATAGCAAAAAATCTTGTTAAGGATTTTGAGATTATTGAGAGCCGCACCCCCTTGAAGCAGATTTCTGATATTCTTGTTTCAGAAGGGATAAAGGATCTACAATTTGAAAGTCAAATTTCTTATGGTCAGTTTCTAGCCATGAAAGAGGAACTTAGGACTATAAACCTTACCCCATCTAAGAATCTGATTGAAGAGCTTAGGATTATTAAGGATGCAAGTGAGATTGAAACCATCCGCACGGCCTGCTCAATTTCTGATAGAGCCTTTGATGAACTTCTAAACTATCTTAAACCTGGCCTTAGTGAGCTTGATCTAGCAAACTTTCTTGATTTTAAAATGAGGGAATTTGGGGCTTCATCTGTAAGTTTTGAGACAATTGTGGCCAGTGGTGCTAGATCAAGTATGCCTCACGGGGTTGCATCTAATAAAATCATTGAGGCAGGTGACACCATAACTCTTGATTTTGGCTGCTACTACAAGCACTATGTCAGTGATATGACTAGAACCATCTTCCTAGGTCAGCCAAGTGACAAGATGATTGAAATCTATAATACAGTCCTTGACAGTAATAACACCTTGATTTCTGAAACCCGTGCTGGTCTAGCTTACTCTGACTATGATTTAATTGCTAGAAAAGTTATCGAAGGGGCAGGTTATGGGGACAATTTTACCCACGGAATCGGCCACGGGATTGGTCTTGATATTCATGAGGACCCCTTCTTTGGTAAAAATTCAAAAGGTCTTATTAAGGCTGGGATGACTATTACTGATGAGCCTGGGATTTATATCGATAACTACGGTGGCGTTCGAATTGAAGATGATTTACTGGTTACAGAAGAAGGTTGTGAACTTTTAACGCTTGCTAGCAAGGATTTAATAATTCTTTAG
- a CDS encoding Asp23/Gls24 family envelope stress response protein: MHVENLGTVVISPRVIETIVNITASHIEGLYSLRNKSFSDILGKKAEGRGVYISQDEEGVVDVDIYAFMIYGVNVPNVAMKMQEEVKEVVYNMTGIEINDINIHVSGIVPEKTPKPKRTDLFDGGDFLDGE, translated from the coding sequence ATACATGTTGAAAACCTAGGAACAGTGGTTATTTCACCTAGGGTCATTGAAACAATTGTAAATATCACAGCTTCACACATCGAAGGACTTTACTCTCTAAGAAATAAGAGCTTTTCTGATATTTTAGGGAAGAAGGCTGAAGGACGTGGTGTCTATATTAGCCAGGACGAAGAAGGTGTGGTTGATGTTGATATTTATGCATTCATGATTTATGGCGTGAATGTGCCAAATGTTGCCATGAAGATGCAAGAAGAGGTTAAAGAAGTCGTTTATAATATGACAGGTATTGAAATCAACGATATCAATATCCATGTTTCAGGAATTGTACCTGAGAAGACTCCAAAACCAAAACGTACAGATTTATTTGATGGAGGAGATTTTCTAGATGGCGAATAA